A DNA window from Enterobacter asburiae contains the following coding sequences:
- the bcsQ gene encoding cellulose biosynthesis protein BcsQ: MAILGLQGVRGGVGTTSVTAALAWSLQLLGESVLVIDACSDNLLRMSFNVDFSREEGWARALLDDKDWQDAGMRYTSQLDLLPFGQLTTTERENEAAYQRLFSQFTLALQTLKEKGHYKWILLDLPHGAGTLTRQLIAQCDHILSIVNVDANCHIRLHQQGLPQNAHLLINDLRIGSQIQDDLYQVWLQSQRRLLPIVIHRDEGMAECLASKQPLGEYRSDSLAAEEILTLANWCLLNFANRAEHAGSSV; encoded by the coding sequence ATGGCCATACTCGGATTACAGGGTGTCCGTGGCGGTGTGGGTACCACATCAGTTACCGCGGCGCTGGCGTGGTCATTACAGCTTTTAGGTGAATCGGTGCTGGTTATTGACGCCTGCTCCGATAATTTGTTGCGTATGTCGTTTAACGTCGACTTTTCTCGTGAAGAGGGCTGGGCCCGCGCGCTGCTTGATGATAAAGACTGGCAGGATGCAGGGATGCGCTATACCTCCCAGCTCGATCTGCTGCCGTTTGGGCAACTGACCACCACGGAGCGCGAGAATGAAGCCGCGTATCAGCGCCTGTTTTCGCAGTTCACGCTGGCGCTGCAAACCCTGAAAGAAAAGGGGCACTACAAGTGGATCCTGCTGGATCTGCCGCACGGCGCCGGCACGCTCACCCGACAGCTAATCGCCCAATGCGATCATATACTTTCCATCGTCAACGTCGATGCGAACTGCCATATCCGCCTGCATCAGCAGGGGCTGCCTCAGAACGCTCACCTTCTGATTAACGATTTGCGCATTGGCAGCCAGATCCAGGACGACCTGTATCAGGTCTGGCTGCAAAGCCAGCGCCGTCTGCTTCCCATTGTCATCCATCGTGATGAGGGGATGGCGGAATGCCTTGCGTCTAAGCAACCGCTCGGCGAATACCGCAGCGATTCACTGGCGGCAGAAGAGATCCTGACGCTGGCTAACTGGTGTCTGCTGAACTTCGCCAACAGGGCGGAGCATGCAGGGAGTTCTGTATGA
- the bcsR gene encoding cellulose biosynthesis protein BcsR — protein MDNNEPGTPVDSTLGYTFQNDFLALTQAFSLPEIDYTDISQREQLAAAIKRWPLLAEFAHQQ, from the coding sequence ATGGATAATAACGAACCTGGAACCCCAGTCGACTCGACTCTGGGTTACACATTCCAAAACGATTTTCTGGCGCTGACGCAGGCCTTTTCTTTACCTGAAATAGATTACACCGATATTTCCCAGCGGGAACAGTTGGCCGCGGCTATTAAACGCTGGCCGTTATTAGCTGAATTCGCCCATCAACAATAA
- the bcsB gene encoding cellulose biosynthesis cyclic di-GMP-binding regulatory protein BcsB — MKTKLSWLCAVAMGMNVLPATMANAAPGNAAATPAPTVPVVAQATDPVVTAAPGQTENIMPNQPTEGNTLPADGQVIGQVMPGVRGANAPVVADNAPSRDVKLTFAQIAPPPGSMVLRGINPNGGIEFGMRSDEVVSNAVLNLEYTPSPSLLPTQSQLKVYLNDELMDVLPVTKEQLGKKTQAQVPINPLFITDFNRIRLEFVGHYRDVCENPASNTLWMDVGRNSSLQMTYQSLALKNDLSAFPVPFFDPRDNRPLTLPMVFASSPDVTEQLAATIVASWFGSRAGWRGQSFPAMYDKLPDRNAIVFATNAKRPAFLRDHPDVKAPTVEMISHPENPYVKLLVVFGRDDKDLVQAAKAIAQGNVLFRGNSVVVDEVKPLLARKPYDAPNWVRTDRAVTFGELKTYEEQLQATGLEPAPISLSLNLPPDLYLLRTNGIDINLNYRYTAPATKDSSRMDISLNNQFLQSFSLQSTQDTNRLMLRLPVLQGLLDGKTDVSIPALKLGAINQLRFDFQYMNPMPGGSAENCITFQPVQNHVVIGDESTIDFSKYYHFLAMPDLRAFANAGFPFSRMADLSESIVVMPKAPSEGQVTTLLDTMATVGGQTGLPAINVTLTDDGSQIQNKDADIMVIGTIPDKLKDDKRIDLLVKAAQSWVNTPLRQTEFPSIMPDMNDRQASAQTTVTSPGAMAAVVGFQSPYNEQRSVVALLADSPRGYELLNTAMNDSGKRAAMFGSVSVIRESGVNSLRVGDVYYVGHLPWFERLWYALANHPVLLAILAAVSVVLLAWVLWRLLRIISRRRLNPDE; from the coding sequence ATGAAAACAAAACTTTCCTGGTTATGTGCAGTGGCAATGGGGATGAATGTCCTCCCCGCAACAATGGCTAACGCAGCTCCTGGTAACGCAGCGGCAACGCCTGCGCCAACGGTACCTGTCGTCGCGCAAGCAACCGATCCGGTTGTCACCGCGGCACCTGGTCAAACAGAAAATATCATGCCGAACCAGCCAACGGAGGGGAACACCCTGCCGGCAGACGGCCAGGTCATCGGGCAGGTGATGCCGGGCGTCCGGGGGGCGAATGCGCCCGTCGTTGCGGACAATGCGCCGTCGCGGGACGTGAAGCTGACCTTCGCGCAAATTGCACCGCCTCCGGGCAGTATGGTGCTGCGCGGCATCAACCCTAACGGCGGCATTGAGTTTGGCATGCGCAGCGATGAGGTCGTTTCTAATGCGGTGCTGAACCTGGAATACACGCCATCTCCGTCTCTGCTGCCGACGCAGTCTCAGCTGAAGGTCTACCTGAATGATGAGCTGATGGACGTACTGCCGGTCACCAAAGAGCAGCTGGGCAAGAAAACCCAGGCGCAGGTGCCGATCAACCCGCTGTTCATCACCGACTTTAACCGTATCCGTCTGGAATTTGTCGGCCACTACCGCGATGTCTGCGAAAACCCTGCCAGCAACACGCTGTGGATGGACGTCGGGCGTAACTCCTCGCTGCAGATGACCTACCAGTCGCTGGCGCTGAAAAACGATCTCTCGGCATTCCCGGTTCCGTTCTTCGATCCGCGTGATAACCGTCCGCTCACGCTGCCGATGGTGTTTGCATCATCCCCGGACGTGACCGAGCAGCTGGCGGCCACCATTGTGGCGTCCTGGTTTGGTTCACGTGCTGGCTGGCGTGGACAGAGCTTCCCGGCGATGTATGACAAACTGCCGGACAGAAATGCCATTGTGTTTGCGACCAACGCGAAACGCCCGGCCTTCCTGCGCGATCATCCGGACGTCAAAGCGCCGACCGTTGAGATGATAAGCCACCCGGAAAACCCGTACGTGAAGCTGCTGGTGGTGTTTGGCCGTGATGATAAAGATCTGGTGCAGGCCGCAAAAGCGATTGCCCAGGGCAACGTCCTTTTCCGTGGCAACAGCGTTGTAGTGGATGAGGTCAAACCGCTGCTGGCGCGTAAACCTTATGATGCGCCAAACTGGGTGCGTACCGACCGTGCGGTGACATTTGGCGAACTGAAAACCTATGAAGAACAGCTGCAGGCGACGGGGCTTGAGCCAGCGCCGATTAGCCTGTCACTGAATCTGCCGCCGGATCTGTATCTGCTGCGTACCAACGGCATTGATATCAATCTGAACTACCGTTATACCGCGCCAGCGACCAAAGACAGCTCGCGCATGGATATCAGCCTGAACAACCAGTTCCTGCAATCGTTCAGCCTGCAAAGCACGCAGGATACTAACCGCCTGATGCTTCGCCTGCCGGTGTTGCAGGGGCTGCTGGACGGTAAAACGGATGTCTCCATCCCGGCACTGAAGCTGGGTGCGATAAACCAGCTGCGCTTTGACTTCCAGTACATGAACCCGATGCCTGGCGGCTCGGCGGAAAACTGCATCACCTTCCAGCCCGTACAGAACCACGTCGTGATTGGCGATGAGTCGACCATCGACTTCTCGAAGTACTATCACTTCCTGGCGATGCCGGATCTGCGCGCCTTTGCTAACGCGGGCTTCCCGTTCAGCCGCATGGCCGATCTTTCTGAGTCCATCGTTGTGATGCCAAAAGCGCCAAGCGAAGGGCAGGTCACGACCCTGCTGGATACCATGGCGACCGTTGGGGGACAGACGGGATTACCGGCGATTAACGTCACGTTGACGGACGATGGCAGCCAGATCCAGAACAAAGATGCTGACATCATGGTGATCGGCACTATTCCGGATAAGCTGAAGGATGACAAACGTATCGATCTGCTGGTGAAAGCGGCCCAGTCCTGGGTTAACACGCCGCTGCGTCAGACCGAGTTCCCGAGCATTATGCCGGATATGAACGACCGTCAGGCCAGCGCGCAGACGACCGTAACGTCTCCGGGGGCAATGGCCGCGGTGGTGGGCTTCCAGTCACCTTACAACGAACAGCGTAGCGTGGTGGCTCTCCTGGCGGACAGCCCGCGCGGGTATGAACTGCTCAATACGGCCATGAACGACAGCGGTAAACGTGCCGCGATGTTTGGATCCGTGTCGGTGATCCGTGAGTCCGGCGTCAATAGCCTGCGCGTGGGCGACGTGTACTACGTGGGCCATCTGCCGTGGTTCGAACGCCTGTGGTATGCGCTGGCTAACCATCCGGTTCTGCTCGCCATCCTGGCGGCGGTCAGCGTGGTCTTGCTGGCATGGGTGCTGTGGCGTCTGCTGCGTATCATCAGCCGTCGTCGCCTGAACCCGGATGAGTAA
- the bcsA gene encoding UDP-forming cellulose synthase catalytic subunit, whose translation MSRLASWLLIPPVSSRLSEHYRHFRRHGASAFSAALGCFWMILAWMFIPLEHPRWQRIRARHSELYPHINPNRPRPLDPARYLIQAIWLVVTSSRSEKITPHWRSFSRVQQLRERYHQWLDRLPNSVSDKTSHLDNHKELGHLHPGLRRFILGVIVVFSLILALVCITQPFNPLAQFTFLILLWGVALLVRRIPGRFSALMLIVLSLTVSCRYIWWRYTSTLNWDDPVSLVCGLVLLFAETYAWIVLVLGYFQVIWPLNRQPVPLPKDTAQWPSVDLFVPTYNEDLSVVKNTIYAALGIDWPKDKLKVWILDDGNRPAFRQFAEEVGVEYIARPTHEHAKAGNINNALKYATGEFVSIFDCDHVPTRSFLQMTMGWFLKEKELAMMQTPHHFFSPDPFERNLGRFRKTPNEGTLFYGLVQDGNDMWDATFFCGSCAVIRRKPLDEIGGIAVETVTEDAHTSLRLHRRGYTSAYMRIPQAAGLATESLSAHIGQRIRWARGMVQIFRLDNPLIGKGLKLAQRLCYVNAMFHFLSGIPRLIFLTAPLAFLLLHAYIIYAPALMIALFVLPHMIHASLTNSKIQGKYRHSFWSEIYETVLAWYIAPPTMVALINPHKGKFNVTAKGGLVEEEYVDWVISRPYIFLVLLNIVGVIAGIWRYFYGPENEILTVFVSMAWVFYNLIILGGAVAVSVESKQVRRAHRVEICMPAAIAREDGHLFSCTVHDFSDGGLGIKINGQAKVLEGQKVNLLLKRGQQEYVFPTQVVRVAGNEVGLQLMPLTKKQHIDFVQCTFARADTWALWQDSFPEDKPLESLLDILKLGFRGYRHLAEFAPSSVKLIFRSLTSLVSWVVSFIPRRPERDEAKQADPVMAQQ comes from the coding sequence ATGAGTCGTCTCGCCAGCTGGTTACTCATCCCACCGGTCAGTTCGCGTTTGAGCGAACATTACCGGCATTTCCGCCGGCACGGTGCTTCGGCATTTAGCGCCGCGCTCGGCTGCTTCTGGATGATTCTGGCCTGGATGTTTATTCCACTCGAACACCCGCGCTGGCAGCGCATACGTGCCCGGCACAGTGAGCTATATCCGCACATTAATCCCAACCGGCCGCGTCCTTTGGATCCGGCGCGATATCTCATTCAGGCCATCTGGCTGGTGGTCACGTCATCCCGCTCAGAGAAAATAACGCCGCACTGGCGCAGCTTCTCCCGCGTCCAGCAGTTACGTGAGCGCTACCACCAGTGGCTGGACAGACTGCCCAACAGCGTAAGCGATAAGACCAGCCATCTGGATAACCATAAAGAGCTCGGGCATCTGCATCCGGGCCTGCGGCGTTTTATCCTCGGCGTGATCGTCGTGTTCTCGCTCATTCTGGCGCTGGTCTGTATTACGCAGCCTTTCAACCCTCTGGCGCAGTTCACCTTCCTGATCCTGCTGTGGGGTGTGGCGCTGCTGGTCCGCCGTATTCCGGGCCGCTTCTCGGCGCTGATGCTGATTGTGCTGTCGTTGACCGTCTCCTGTCGCTACATCTGGTGGCGTTATACCTCAACCCTGAACTGGGACGATCCGGTCAGCCTGGTGTGCGGCCTGGTGCTGTTGTTTGCCGAAACCTACGCCTGGATCGTGCTGGTACTGGGCTATTTCCAGGTCATTTGGCCGCTCAACCGCCAGCCGGTTCCGCTGCCAAAAGACACCGCGCAGTGGCCGTCTGTTGATCTCTTTGTACCGACCTACAACGAAGATCTGAGCGTGGTGAAAAACACCATTTATGCCGCGCTGGGCATCGACTGGCCGAAAGACAAGCTCAAGGTCTGGATCCTGGATGACGGCAACCGTCCGGCGTTCCGCCAGTTCGCAGAGGAGGTTGGCGTCGAGTACATCGCCCGACCGACTCACGAACATGCGAAAGCCGGGAACATCAACAACGCGTTGAAGTATGCCACAGGGGAGTTTGTCTCGATCTTTGACTGCGACCACGTGCCGACGCGCTCGTTCCTGCAGATGACCATGGGCTGGTTCCTGAAGGAGAAAGAGCTGGCCATGATGCAGACGCCGCACCACTTCTTCTCGCCGGATCCGTTTGAACGTAACCTTGGCCGCTTCCGCAAAACCCCGAACGAAGGCACCCTGTTTTATGGCCTGGTGCAGGACGGAAACGACATGTGGGATGCCACCTTCTTCTGCGGCTCCTGTGCGGTTATCCGCCGTAAGCCGCTGGATGAAATTGGCGGTATCGCCGTCGAAACGGTCACTGAAGATGCGCACACCTCTCTGCGCCTGCACCGTCGTGGCTATACCTCTGCGTATATGCGTATTCCGCAGGCTGCCGGTCTGGCAACGGAGTCACTGTCGGCGCACATTGGTCAGCGTATTCGCTGGGCGCGCGGCATGGTGCAGATTTTCCGTCTCGATAACCCACTGATTGGTAAAGGGCTCAAGCTGGCGCAACGTCTCTGCTACGTCAACGCCATGTTCCACTTCTTATCCGGTATCCCGCGGCTGATCTTCCTGACCGCGCCGCTGGCGTTCCTGCTCCTTCACGCTTATATCATTTACGCCCCGGCGCTGATGATTGCGCTGTTTGTTCTGCCGCACATGATCCACGCGAGCCTGACGAACTCGAAGATACAGGGTAAATACCGCCATTCCTTCTGGAGTGAAATCTACGAAACGGTGCTGGCCTGGTATATCGCACCGCCGACGATGGTGGCGCTGATTAACCCGCACAAAGGGAAATTTAACGTCACCGCCAAGGGCGGCCTGGTGGAAGAAGAGTACGTCGACTGGGTGATCTCCCGTCCGTATATCTTCCTGGTATTGCTGAATATCGTTGGCGTCATCGCCGGTATCTGGCGTTACTTCTACGGCCCGGAAAACGAAATCCTGACCGTCTTTGTGAGTATGGCCTGGGTCTTCTACAACCTGATTATCCTCGGCGGCGCGGTGGCGGTGTCGGTGGAGAGCAAGCAGGTTCGTCGTGCGCATCGCGTTGAAATCTGCATGCCTGCGGCGATCGCCCGTGAAGATGGCCACCTCTTCTCCTGTACCGTGCACGACTTCTCTGACGGTGGTCTGGGGATCAAAATCAACGGCCAGGCGAAGGTGCTGGAAGGCCAGAAAGTTAACCTGCTGCTTAAGCGCGGCCAGCAGGAGTATGTCTTCCCGACGCAGGTTGTGCGCGTGGCGGGCAATGAAGTCGGTTTGCAGCTGATGCCGTTGACCAAAAAGCAACATATCGATTTTGTGCAGTGTACGTTTGCCCGCGCGGATACGTGGGCTCTCTGGCAGGACAGCTTCCCGGAAGATAAACCTCTGGAAAGCCTGCTGGATATTCTGAAGCTGGGGTTCCGTGGCTATCGTCACCTTGCAGAATTCGCCCCGTCGTCGGTGAAATTAATTTTCCGGTCACTTACTTCGCTGGTTTCCTGGGTCGTGTCGTTCATTCCTCGTCGTCCTGAGCGGGATGAGGCGAAGCAGGCGGACCCGGTTATGGCTCAACAATGA